The Flavobacterium marginilacus genome window below encodes:
- a CDS encoding DUF3997 domain-containing protein, which translates to MKRIIILSFLSILLVSCKDNSIEKNYELDYNPNEEINLVNKQKSGIGYNIISIPGHILFYGHSKDYIIVIQKPSDSIYNFNENLKYDKMMEKVFKSNFNQFWILKVKNDSLFGPFQKAEYLKKRKEIGVPDNLKINYSTEEFYLKGQRKDIQYKNPDSEVVDVKNLMGNQPK; encoded by the coding sequence ATGAAGAGAATTATAATCTTATCTTTTTTATCAATTTTACTTGTTTCGTGCAAGGATAATTCCATTGAAAAAAATTACGAATTGGATTACAATCCAAATGAAGAAATTAACTTAGTAAATAAACAAAAATCAGGAATCGGATATAATATAATATCAATTCCTGGACATATCCTTTTTTATGGACATTCAAAAGATTATATAATTGTTATTCAAAAACCATCAGATAGTATTTATAATTTTAATGAAAACTTAAAATATGATAAAATGATGGAAAAAGTTTTTAAAAGTAATTTTAATCAATTTTGGATTTTGAAAGTTAAAAATGATAGTTTATTTGGACCGTTCCAAAAAGCTGAATATCTAAAAAAACGAAAAGAAATTGGAGTTCCTGACAATCTTAAAATAAATTACTCAACAGAAGAATTTTATTTAAAAGGTCAAAGAAAAGACATACAATATAAGAATCCAGACTCTGAAGTTGTAGATGTTAAAAACTTAATGGGAAATCAGCCGAAATAA
- a CDS encoding lysozyme inhibitor LprI family protein, whose translation MQALNNLTMKRTLSVFFMFLSFFAISQTQKKNEKSIDKIESNCLNKSEISNAEMCNCTIKARESWDKELNKYYGLLKTKLPKEAFEILKESQKQWINYRDKEYLFISKFYYEVKEGTMWFAVAENKKKEIVKERALELEEYYRMLDF comes from the coding sequence ATGCAAGCCTTAAACAACTTAACAATGAAAAGAACTCTATCTGTATTTTTTATGTTTCTCTCTTTTTTTGCTATATCACAGACACAAAAGAAAAATGAGAAATCAATAGACAAAATTGAATCAAACTGTCTAAATAAAAGTGAAATTTCTAATGCGGAAATGTGTAACTGCACAATAAAAGCAAGAGAATCGTGGGACAAAGAATTAAACAAATATTACGGACTTTTGAAAACTAAACTTCCAAAAGAAGCATTTGAAATTTTGAAAGAATCACAAAAACAATGGATAAATTATCGAGATAAAGAATATTTGTTTATTTCTAAATTTTATTATGAAGTTAAGGAAGGAACAATGTGGTTCGCGGTAGCAGAAAATAAGAAAAAGGAAATTGTGAAAGAAAGAGCGCTGGAATTAGAAGAATATTATAGAATGTTAGACTTTTAA
- a CDS encoding SRPBCC family protein, which translates to MNNNLLFDFTVDKTAKTVVINREFNADLSLVWDAFTTKELLDQWVAPKPWTSRTKYMDFKVGEKRFYAMVSPEGQEHWSIQEYTSISPKTHFKMYNAFADKDENPQLPGSEWDYNFTEENGKTKVSISIYNESLERMERMIEMGFKEGFTMSIDNLKKLLETLSKK; encoded by the coding sequence ATGAACAACAATTTGCTATTTGATTTTACCGTTGACAAAACAGCCAAAACGGTAGTCATAAACCGAGAATTTAATGCCGATCTTTCACTGGTATGGGATGCTTTTACCACGAAAGAACTGCTGGATCAGTGGGTTGCTCCAAAACCTTGGACATCCAGAACAAAATACATGGATTTTAAAGTTGGCGAGAAACGCTTTTATGCGATGGTAAGCCCAGAGGGGCAGGAACATTGGTCCATTCAGGAATATACTTCTATTAGCCCGAAGACCCATTTTAAAATGTACAACGCATTTGCCGACAAAGACGAAAATCCGCAATTACCGGGTTCTGAATGGGATTATAATTTCACCGAAGAAAACGGAAAAACAAAAGTCAGCATCTCAATTTACAATGAATCTCTTGAACGCATGGAGAGAATGATCGAAATGGGCTTCAAAGAAGGATTTACAATGTCTATTGATAACCTGAAAAAATTATTGGAAACATTATCGAAAAAATAA
- a CDS encoding DUF2625 domain-containing protein yields MKKTSLLILFFVAQGILGQNKMKPLSELINTTDSGWPIVQEWIKSAKNKAEILELDSATDKNALYNTQVTTRSPMGAIIYYTGGIIIDNGWIRILGSGNSKLTRSISNWNKGKSFKEYGDSPPFLLIADDAIGGFYILNGGAFGNDFGKIYYSAPDSLEYEPLNITYSEFILFCLNNDLNAFYKGLRWKNWEKDLKNLNYDKTYNFYPYLWTKEGKEIEKNAKTEVPVEEEYSLKIDYYK; encoded by the coding sequence ATGAAAAAAACATCATTACTAATTTTATTTTTTGTTGCGCAAGGCATACTTGGACAAAATAAAATGAAACCTCTCTCAGAACTAATAAATACAACAGATTCCGGCTGGCCAATAGTACAGGAATGGATTAAATCTGCCAAAAACAAAGCTGAGATATTAGAATTAGATTCTGCTACAGATAAAAATGCTTTATACAACACTCAGGTAACAACCCGTTCTCCAATGGGAGCAATTATTTATTATACTGGAGGAATAATCATTGATAATGGCTGGATTAGAATATTAGGCTCAGGAAATTCAAAACTTACCCGTTCAATTTCAAACTGGAATAAAGGAAAATCATTCAAGGAATACGGCGATTCACCACCATTTCTGCTAATTGCCGATGATGCAATAGGAGGATTTTATATTTTAAATGGAGGAGCTTTCGGTAATGATTTCGGCAAAATCTATTATTCTGCGCCAGACAGTCTGGAATACGAACCTTTGAATATAACCTATTCCGAATTCATTTTGTTTTGTCTTAACAATGACTTAAATGCTTTTTACAAAGGTTTGCGATGGAAAAACTGGGAAAAAGATCTGAAAAACCTTAATTATGATAAAACCTATAATTTCTATCCTTATTTATGGACCAAAGAAGGAAAAGAAATTGAAAAAAATGCTAAAACAGAAGTCCCCGTAGAGGAAGAGTATAGTTTAAAAATAGATTATTACAAGTAA
- a CDS encoding DUF2116 family Zn-ribbon domain-containing protein — MKNCLECGDPIVGREDKKFCSDGCRNAYNNKINKDSTNYMRNINNKLRKNYRILSELNVEGKSKTTRAKLMSRGFDFEFFTSILNTKSGNTYYFLYDQGYMVLENDYYMLVKKDI, encoded by the coding sequence ATGAAAAACTGCCTTGAATGCGGTGACCCGATTGTAGGCCGAGAAGACAAGAAATTCTGCAGTGACGGATGCCGAAATGCCTATAACAACAAAATAAATAAGGACAGCACGAATTATATGCGCAATATCAATAACAAATTGCGCAAAAATTACCGAATTTTGTCGGAACTAAATGTTGAAGGAAAATCGAAAACGACCCGAGCCAAATTGATGAGCAGGGGTTTTGATTTTGAATTTTTCACCAGCATTTTGAACACCAAGTCTGGGAATACTTACTATTTCCTATACGACCAAGGCTATATGGTTTTGGAAAATGATTACTATATGCTTGTTAAAAAAGATATTTAA
- a CDS encoding M20/M25/M40 family metallo-hydrolase: MKKNYSSIITAALILGILGLLFASLMPSYSEGEEKKVTEFSTDRAMEHVEAIAQHPHYVGTKNHEAVANYIIAELEKLGLETTVQEGYTLTDWGNLVKSKNIMCRIDGTKPGGKALLLLSHYDSAPHSFSHGASDDASGVATILEGVRAFLNARTKHQNDIIILFTDAEELGLNGASLFVTEHKWAKEVGLVLNFEARGSSGPSYMLMETNKGNAGLVKEFAKADPAYAVSNSLMYSIYKMLPNDTDLTVFREKGDIQGFNFAFIDSHFNYHTQQDDVAHLDKSTLKHQGSYLMPLLNHFSNADLNATASASDDVYFTIPFAFISYPFDWVMPMTLIAVGVLIILVFIGKAKRMLKLSDIMKGFFPFLGSLIFVGLITYYGWKGLLLINPQYNDLLNGFTYNGHDYIAAFVLLSLSICFFFYQIGSQPKVAMNHYVMPLIFWIVLNGFLANSLQGAGFLIIPVYFGLFAFAVFVFSQRSNWIVNLICAIPALLIVAPFIQMFPIGLGLKILFGSAILTVLLFVLILPVFGAFAKKGIWSLFFFLTAVLFFAKAQYHSGYEAGEAKSNSLVYYYNADTNKAHWLTYDTNLDSWTKGYLGEKPKGAKIFNDLKLYSKYNSEFTYSAEAPNKDIAKPSISFLKDSVVGHKRFLKIQITPNRKVNRYDVFANEIMRFYNFKANGTSTLGQQGTELERNGKKLLSYYVVNNEPLVLQFTINKATILDMDVMESSFDLMVNPIFSMTPRENWMMPTPFVLNNAIIITQKIRRRPKAAPTIKPVAVQPIVADSLRVVKDSLKVK, translated from the coding sequence ATGAAGAAAAATTATTCCTCCATTATAACCGCTGCCTTAATCCTTGGGATTTTGGGCTTACTGTTTGCCTCGCTAATGCCTTCGTATTCGGAGGGTGAGGAAAAGAAAGTCACTGAATTTTCGACGGACAGAGCCATGGAACATGTCGAAGCGATTGCACAGCATCCGCATTATGTAGGCACCAAAAACCATGAAGCTGTTGCCAATTATATCATCGCCGAGCTTGAAAAACTGGGCTTAGAAACAACAGTTCAGGAAGGCTATACACTTACAGACTGGGGGAATTTAGTAAAATCCAAAAACATTATGTGCCGTATTGACGGGACTAAACCGGGTGGCAAAGCCCTGCTTCTGCTTTCACATTATGACAGCGCACCGCATTCCTTCTCGCACGGAGCGAGCGATGATGCATCAGGCGTGGCGACGATTTTGGAAGGTGTTCGCGCTTTTTTGAATGCAAGAACCAAACACCAAAACGACATTATTATTCTGTTTACTGATGCGGAGGAATTAGGCTTAAACGGTGCCTCGCTTTTTGTAACCGAACATAAATGGGCAAAAGAAGTGGGACTAGTTCTGAATTTTGAAGCCCGCGGTTCATCTGGACCGAGTTATATGCTGATGGAGACCAACAAGGGGAATGCTGGTTTGGTAAAGGAATTTGCCAAAGCAGATCCAGCATATGCAGTTTCAAATTCACTGATGTACAGCATTTACAAAATGCTGCCGAATGATACAGATTTGACTGTTTTTAGAGAAAAAGGCGATATTCAGGGTTTCAATTTTGCTTTTATCGACAGTCATTTCAACTACCATACCCAACAGGACGATGTAGCGCATTTAGACAAAAGCACGCTTAAACACCAAGGTTCGTACCTGATGCCGTTGCTGAATCACTTTTCGAATGCCGATCTGAATGCTACAGCTTCCGCATCAGATGATGTTTATTTTACGATTCCGTTTGCTTTTATCAGCTATCCTTTTGACTGGGTAATGCCAATGACACTGATCGCTGTTGGCGTTTTAATCATTTTGGTATTTATTGGCAAAGCCAAAAGAATGCTGAAGCTGTCCGATATTATGAAAGGCTTCTTCCCTTTCCTCGGTTCACTGATTTTTGTCGGACTGATAACGTATTATGGATGGAAAGGACTGCTGCTGATTAATCCGCAGTACAATGATCTGCTTAACGGCTTTACGTACAACGGCCACGATTATATTGCTGCTTTTGTATTGCTTAGCCTTTCGATTTGTTTTTTCTTTTATCAAATTGGTTCACAACCCAAAGTAGCAATGAACCATTATGTGATGCCGCTTATTTTTTGGATTGTGCTGAACGGTTTTCTTGCCAATAGTCTGCAGGGTGCAGGATTCCTGATTATTCCTGTGTATTTTGGATTGTTTGCCTTTGCGGTTTTTGTATTTAGCCAAAGATCGAATTGGATTGTAAACCTCATCTGCGCTATTCCCGCCTTACTGATTGTTGCACCATTTATTCAAATGTTTCCGATAGGTTTGGGACTGAAAATACTGTTTGGTAGCGCAATTTTGACGGTTTTATTATTTGTCTTAATACTGCCTGTTTTTGGGGCTTTCGCCAAAAAAGGAATCTGGTCGCTGTTTTTCTTTTTAACAGCCGTTCTCTTTTTCGCGAAAGCGCAATACCATTCGGGTTACGAAGCCGGAGAAGCTAAATCGAACAGTTTAGTGTATTACTATAATGCGGATACCAACAAAGCACATTGGCTGACTTATGACACCAATCTGGATTCTTGGACAAAAGGTTATCTAGGAGAAAAGCCGAAAGGCGCGAAAATTTTCAATGATTTGAAGCTGTACAGCAAATACAATTCAGAGTTCACCTATTCTGCCGAAGCGCCAAACAAAGACATAGCAAAACCAAGCATTTCGTTCCTAAAAGACAGCGTAGTGGGTCACAAAAGATTCCTAAAAATACAGATCACGCCAAACCGAAAAGTCAACCGCTATGATGTTTTTGCTAATGAAATTATGCGTTTTTATAATTTCAAAGCCAACGGAACTTCGACTCTTGGACAGCAGGGAACCGAATTAGAACGAAACGGCAAAAAACTGCTGAGCTATTATGTAGTCAACAACGAACCGCTGGTGTTACAGTTCACAATAAACAAAGCGACGATTCTTGATATGGATGTGATGGAAAGTTCTTTTGACTTGATGGTCAACCCAATTTTCTCCATGACTCCAAGGGAAAACTGGATGATGCCTACACCATTTGTATTAAACAATGCGATAATTATTACCCAAAAAATAAGACGCAGACCGAAAGCTGCTCCAACAATTAAACCTGTAGCTGTACAGCCGATTGTGGCTGACAGTTTGAGAGTAGTGAAAGATAGTTTGAAAGTGAAGTAA
- a CDS encoding M1 family aminopeptidase, whose product MRKSLLLAVQILMILSCVQKSTSQTSDIAQIERKTAAQKMNLSVNPNTLNYDVTYQKLEFTVDPAKYFISGIVTSTFTALSDLNSVTFDLTNKLTVSAVIQNGVSLAFVQNANNELIITLPAILKSGVSASVEIRYSGTPATGEKAFITAAHNGSPILYTLSEPYGSRDWWPCKQDLNDKIDAVDVYITAPSQYVSVSNGVEPEAPVINGASKTTHFHHGYPIPAYLVAIAVTNYSIYNQQGGTASSQYPIINYIYPETLASVKTKLDQTPLILNFYENLFEIYPFHTEKYGHAQFEWGGGMEHTTVSFMNSFERDLIAHEMAHQWFGNKVTCGTWNDIWLNEGFAVYAASLVIENFDGQNAFVSEKNKMIDNIVSKTNGSVYVTDAELSNVDRIFSSRLTYDKGAMVLNMLRFKMGDALFFQGIKNYLKDPNLAYKYAKTSNLQLHLEAVYGNSLTEFFNDWVYGQGYPSYSISAENLDSGEARFTVSQTQSDASVSFFEMPVPIRIFGSGGQQLDLVLNNTFNGETFTEKVPFTITSITFDPKKNIISKDNTTIISSKKNQLSTAQLFLNPANNILSLDIPSGITVEKVQFYNMAGQRIRTTNAVSSWDVSSWASGVYLIKLKTNTSTQQLKFIK is encoded by the coding sequence ATGAGAAAAAGTCTTTTGCTGGCTGTACAGATTTTAATGATTTTGAGCTGTGTTCAAAAAAGCACAAGCCAAACATCAGATATTGCCCAGATTGAACGAAAGACAGCTGCCCAGAAGATGAACCTGAGTGTTAATCCCAATACATTAAATTATGATGTTACTTATCAAAAATTGGAATTTACTGTAGATCCGGCCAAATATTTTATTTCAGGAATTGTGACCAGTACTTTTACGGCATTGTCTGATCTTAACTCAGTGACTTTTGATTTAACGAATAAACTCACAGTAAGTGCTGTTATTCAGAATGGTGTGTCACTAGCCTTTGTGCAAAATGCCAATAATGAATTGATTATTACTTTACCTGCTATTTTAAAATCGGGAGTTTCGGCTTCTGTCGAAATTAGATATTCAGGAACTCCGGCCACAGGGGAAAAAGCATTTATTACTGCGGCACACAATGGTTCTCCTATTTTATATACTTTATCAGAACCTTATGGATCTCGCGACTGGTGGCCCTGCAAGCAGGATTTGAATGATAAAATTGATGCAGTTGATGTTTACATTACGGCACCTTCACAATATGTCAGTGTTTCCAATGGTGTTGAGCCCGAAGCACCCGTAATTAACGGAGCCAGCAAAACTACCCATTTTCATCACGGTTATCCTATTCCCGCTTATTTAGTTGCTATAGCGGTCACTAATTATAGTATTTACAATCAGCAGGGAGGAACCGCGTCCAGTCAGTATCCCATCATCAATTACATTTATCCCGAAACCTTAGCATCGGTAAAAACAAAATTGGACCAGACGCCATTGATTTTGAATTTTTACGAAAACCTATTTGAAATCTATCCTTTTCATACAGAGAAATATGGGCATGCTCAGTTTGAATGGGGAGGCGGAATGGAGCATACTACGGTTTCTTTTATGAATAGTTTTGAAAGAGATTTAATTGCTCATGAAATGGCTCACCAATGGTTTGGAAACAAAGTCACCTGCGGTACTTGGAATGATATTTGGCTGAATGAAGGTTTTGCGGTTTATGCAGCTTCCCTCGTTATCGAAAACTTTGACGGACAGAATGCCTTTGTTTCTGAAAAAAATAAAATGATTGATAACATAGTTTCCAAAACTAATGGATCCGTATATGTAACAGATGCTGAGCTTTCTAATGTTGACAGGATTTTCAGTTCCCGATTAACCTATGACAAAGGAGCAATGGTGCTAAACATGCTCCGTTTTAAAATGGGGGATGCTTTGTTTTTTCAAGGAATAAAAAATTATTTAAAAGACCCGAATCTTGCTTATAAATATGCCAAAACTTCGAATCTGCAATTGCATTTGGAAGCTGTTTACGGCAATAGTCTGACGGAATTTTTTAATGACTGGGTTTATGGGCAGGGCTATCCAAGTTATAGCATTTCTGCTGAAAATTTAGACAGCGGTGAAGCCAGATTTACGGTCAGTCAGACACAATCGGATGCTTCAGTTTCCTTTTTTGAGATGCCCGTTCCTATCAGGATTTTTGGAAGCGGAGGACAGCAATTGGATTTGGTTCTGAATAATACTTTCAATGGGGAAACTTTTACCGAAAAAGTACCTTTTACGATTACAAGCATCACATTTGATCCCAAAAAAAATATTATTTCCAAAGATAATACAACAATTATATCTTCCAAAAAAAATCAACTGAGCACGGCACAGTTATTTTTAAACCCTGCCAATAATATTCTTTCACTTGACATTCCTAGTGGTATAACTGTCGAAAAAGTGCAGTTTTATAACATGGCTGGTCAAAGAATAAGAACTACAAATGCTGTGTCCAGCTGGGATGTCAGCTCTTGGGCTTCTGGTGTTTATCTGATAAAACTAAAAACGAATACCAGCACACAGCAGTTAAAATTTATAAAGTAA
- a CDS encoding 3-keto-disaccharide hydrolase, giving the protein MKKTSLLLLLGLLFSLTSLTKGSHSKDEDWINLLDNNLSKWEMYLSYKHQNGYSGKIPTDADGKEILPIGYNKNVNNMFTVIQENNEPVLKVSGEYYGCVFTKEKFKNYRLKLKVKFGTKKWEPRADKLMDAGVLYHSQGEAGVDYWRAWMLAQEFQVMEGHFGDYWNIANAAIDIRAYLPEGTMSAVADESQNFISFGTHTNNTGFCMRKMRAETPNNGWTEIELVCFEGKSLHIINGKVVMVLQNSRYYDGKEFQPLIEGKIQLQSEAAEVYYKDIKIKPINKMPAEFEKLF; this is encoded by the coding sequence ATGAAAAAAACTTCTTTATTATTATTGCTTGGGCTTCTTTTCAGCTTAACTTCTTTAACAAAAGGAAGTCATTCCAAAGATGAGGACTGGATAAATTTATTAGATAATAATTTGAGTAAATGGGAAATGTACCTGAGTTATAAACATCAAAATGGATATTCTGGAAAAATTCCAACGGATGCTGACGGAAAGGAAATCCTGCCAATTGGCTATAACAAAAATGTAAATAATATGTTTACGGTAATTCAGGAAAACAATGAGCCGGTGCTGAAAGTTTCGGGGGAATATTATGGCTGTGTTTTTACCAAAGAAAAATTTAAAAACTATCGATTAAAGCTAAAAGTAAAGTTTGGAACCAAAAAATGGGAGCCTAGAGCAGACAAACTTATGGATGCAGGCGTACTTTATCACTCTCAAGGCGAAGCAGGGGTAGATTACTGGCGTGCCTGGATGCTGGCGCAGGAGTTTCAGGTTATGGAAGGACATTTTGGAGATTATTGGAACATTGCCAATGCTGCCATTGACATCAGAGCGTATCTTCCAGAAGGGACAATGAGTGCTGTTGCTGACGAAAGTCAAAATTTTATATCATTTGGCACCCACACAAATAACACTGGTTTCTGCATGCGAAAAATGAGAGCCGAAACACCTAATAACGGCTGGACAGAAATTGAATTAGTTTGTTTTGAGGGTAAAAGCCTTCATATAATTAATGGTAAAGTGGTAATGGTTTTGCAAAATTCCCGTTATTATGACGGCAAGGAATTTCAGCCTCTAATAGAAGGCAAAATACAGCTGCAGAGTGAAGCTGCTGAGGTTTATTACAAGGACATTAAAATAAAACCGATAAATAAAATGCCGGCTGAATTTGAAAAATTATTTTAA
- a CDS encoding DMP19 family protein: MEFGRIIISETASNSENPQDIINSNISVINLMREEKVDDDLIHEDALMSYYLDYYVSQYTEGNFAQFVYNSRWNNELNELIEEGLQLLGAEKHLELFQQQCKKVKLMSSVKREKFFKSRLEGVNPLRDLLNNDTFFEIEENLIELNANFLKSHPDTEILSVDEMFTVLEEFIGHEIKRE; this comes from the coding sequence ATGGAATTCGGCAGAATCATTATTTCGGAAACCGCATCAAACAGCGAAAATCCTCAAGACATCATCAATTCTAATATTTCGGTAATCAATTTAATGCGCGAAGAAAAAGTAGATGATGATTTGATTCACGAAGATGCCTTGATGAGTTATTATCTGGATTATTACGTTTCCCAATACACTGAAGGAAATTTTGCCCAATTTGTATATAATTCGCGCTGGAACAATGAATTAAACGAACTTATCGAAGAAGGACTTCAATTACTTGGTGCCGAAAAGCATTTAGAACTGTTCCAGCAGCAATGCAAGAAAGTAAAACTGATGAGCAGTGTCAAAAGGGAAAAATTCTTCAAAAGCAGACTCGAAGGTGTAAACCCACTTAGAGATTTATTGAATAATGATACTTTTTTTGAAATAGAAGAAAACCTGATAGAACTAAATGCTAATTTCTTGAAATCACATCCAGACACAGAAATACTTTCCGTAGACGAAATGTTTACTGTTCTGGAAGAATTCATAGGACACGAGATCAAAAGAGAATAG
- a CDS encoding rhodanese-like domain-containing protein, whose protein sequence is MEEQIKFYENKLAFEMDPSDLFDALNNGEKVIALDARKAFGFEAEHIPNAINMPHREMNAETTAHLDREVLYVTYCDGIGCNASTKGALNMARLGFKVKELIGGIEWWKFDGYATEGTSGNKGGLKIECAC, encoded by the coding sequence ATGGAAGAGCAGATAAAATTTTATGAAAACAAATTAGCCTTTGAGATGGATCCATCCGATTTGTTTGACGCTTTGAACAATGGCGAAAAAGTAATCGCACTCGATGCCCGAAAAGCATTTGGGTTTGAGGCAGAGCATATTCCAAACGCAATTAATATGCCGCACCGCGAAATGAATGCAGAAACAACAGCCCATTTGGACAGAGAAGTTTTGTATGTAACCTATTGCGACGGAATAGGCTGCAATGCTTCGACCAAAGGCGCACTGAATATGGCCAGATTAGGATTCAAGGTTAAAGAACTAATCGGCGGAATCGAATGGTGGAAGTTTGATGGTTATGCAACTGAAGGAACCAGCGGAAACAAAGGCGGACTGAAAATTGAATGTGCTTGTTAA
- a CDS encoding LysR family transcriptional regulator translates to MEIRHLKLIKAIVEEGSITKAIDKLHLTQSALSHQLKEAEYQLGTKLFLRTNKKLIPTKAGEKVYGIANEILDKLSETELQIKEMVFGEFGEIRISTECFSSYHWLPSVIKQFHDLYPNIELKIVTEATHYPLQKLLDNVIDIGIVSDQIKDGRIKYIELFQDEVMMAVSENHPWVNKKYVTPEDFANEHLIIHSLPLETVTVHQMFLAPAKITPKKITPLPLTEASIEMVKANMGVMSMAKWALQPYLKNGAVKAIKIGKNGLKRKHFIAIRAEKQYPDYFSQFIGFLLNEINLQ, encoded by the coding sequence ATGGAAATCAGACATCTCAAATTGATAAAGGCAATTGTCGAAGAAGGGAGCATCACAAAAGCGATTGACAAACTGCATTTGACACAATCTGCCTTGAGTCATCAGCTCAAGGAAGCCGAATATCAATTGGGTACCAAATTGTTTTTAAGAACGAATAAAAAACTGATTCCGACCAAAGCCGGCGAGAAAGTGTATGGAATAGCCAATGAAATCCTAGACAAACTTTCGGAAACGGAACTTCAAATCAAGGAAATGGTTTTTGGAGAATTTGGCGAAATCCGCATCAGTACCGAATGTTTTTCCAGTTACCATTGGCTGCCTTCAGTTATAAAGCAGTTTCATGATTTATATCCAAATATTGAATTGAAAATCGTTACCGAAGCCACTCATTATCCATTGCAGAAACTATTGGATAATGTAATCGACATCGGAATTGTCAGTGACCAGATCAAAGACGGCAGAATAAAATATATAGAACTTTTTCAGGATGAAGTGATGATGGCCGTTTCCGAAAATCATCCGTGGGTCAATAAAAAATATGTGACTCCCGAAGATTTTGCCAATGAACATTTAATCATTCATTCTCTTCCGCTGGAAACCGTTACCGTGCATCAGATGTTTTTGGCTCCAGCCAAAATAACACCAAAAAAAATAACGCCGCTGCCACTCACCGAAGCCTCAATAGAAATGGTCAAAGCCAATATGGGTGTGATGTCGATGGCAAAATGGGCGTTACAGCCGTATTTAAAAAATGGCGCTGTCAAAGCCATAAAAATTGGCAAAAATGGGCTGAAAAGAAAACATTTCATCGCCATCAGAGCAGAAAAACAATATCCAGACTATTTCAGCCAGTTTATTGGCTTTTTACTAAACGAAATCAATCTTCAATGA
- a CDS encoding GNAT family N-acetyltransferase, producing MNFLIRNCQPDDVSILIDLCQKHATYEKTSFEPIGKEDKLQKALFGENPKLSCLIAEVNEKIAGYTSYTFDFSTWDAATFMYMDCLYLEEDVRGFGIGEALIEKLKQIAADKNCINIQWQTPEFNERAIKFYRRIGATGKDKVRFFLDL from the coding sequence ATGAACTTTCTGATACGAAACTGCCAGCCGGACGATGTAAGCATTTTAATTGATTTGTGCCAAAAACATGCTACATATGAAAAAACTTCCTTCGAACCGATTGGAAAAGAAGACAAACTTCAAAAGGCTTTGTTTGGCGAAAACCCAAAATTATCCTGTCTGATTGCAGAAGTCAATGAAAAAATAGCTGGCTATACGAGTTATACTTTTGATTTTTCAACCTGGGACGCGGCCACTTTTATGTACATGGATTGTCTGTATCTGGAAGAAGATGTACGCGGTTTTGGCATTGGCGAAGCCTTGATTGAAAAATTAAAGCAGATTGCTGCAGACAAAAACTGCATCAATATACAATGGCAGACTCCTGAATTCAACGAAAGAGCCATTAAATTTTACCGCCGCATCGGCGCGACAGGAAAAGACAAAGTGCGGTTTTTTCTGGATTTATAA